One window from the genome of Lentibacillus daqui encodes:
- a CDS encoding class I adenylate-forming enzyme family protein produces the protein MLLTELLEKNIKSFGEYSLLHYGEKSYTNVETENMARKVSCLIDSLGIGAGERVLVCMPNCPEVIFSYQGILRSGAIVVPAMHRLHEKEINYILEDSEAKAIVTSSFLLSKMVKATDGLSLMEKPKIICIDAPHAEDLGKENDVEIIEWQKALKNVDINKERRTDLTESDVAVILYTSGTTGKPKGVMLTHKNLYASASNSAALRDNDKRGTTLGVLPLAHIYGFGVMNGLFIQGNSVVIFSKFDAEEVFKAIERFKVSSFAAVPAMVHSMVYNPNADKYDLSSLETVGSGSAALPISLRKKFLEQFNAEVHDAYGLSEASPGVAGQRKDMPIKEGSVGLPIPGVKIKIVDEKGNELSPGEVGELLVQGDNVTPGYFRNEEATRAALKGGWLHTGDLAKIDEDGYLFIVDRKKDLIIRGGFNIYPRDLEELLTKHEAVSEAAVIGVPSERMGEEILACVVKKDGVEVTEQELIDYCQIHLAKYKTPRQVVFVNELPRNGVGKILKMRLKDMYQDYKFPV, from the coding sequence ATGCTTCTTACAGAGTTATTAGAAAAAAATATTAAATCATTTGGTGAGTATTCTCTTCTCCATTATGGGGAGAAGTCTTACACAAACGTTGAGACTGAGAATATGGCAAGAAAGGTTTCCTGTCTAATAGATTCACTCGGAATAGGGGCAGGTGAACGGGTATTGGTTTGTATGCCGAACTGTCCAGAGGTTATTTTTTCGTATCAAGGAATTTTACGCTCAGGAGCTATAGTTGTTCCTGCAATGCATCGCCTTCATGAAAAGGAAATTAATTATATTTTGGAAGACTCGGAAGCGAAGGCCATTGTTACTTCTTCATTTCTTCTAAGTAAAATGGTAAAGGCTACGGATGGGTTAAGTTTAATGGAGAAACCAAAAATTATTTGTATTGACGCTCCACACGCGGAAGATTTGGGGAAGGAGAACGATGTAGAAATTATTGAATGGCAAAAAGCACTCAAAAATGTAGATATAAATAAGGAGAGGCGGACAGATTTAACAGAAAGTGATGTAGCAGTGATACTGTATACTTCAGGAACTACTGGAAAGCCAAAAGGAGTAATGCTTACACATAAGAACTTATATGCAAGCGCTTCGAATAGTGCTGCTCTGAGAGATAATGATAAACGGGGCACTACTTTAGGTGTCTTACCCTTGGCACATATTTACGGGTTTGGAGTAATGAATGGTTTATTTATACAAGGGAATTCAGTCGTCATCTTTTCTAAATTTGATGCTGAAGAAGTATTTAAAGCTATTGAACGATTTAAAGTGAGCTCCTTTGCTGCGGTTCCAGCTATGGTTCATTCGATGGTATACAATCCAAATGCCGATAAATATGATTTGTCCTCTTTGGAAACGGTCGGATCTGGATCTGCGGCATTACCAATTAGTCTGAGAAAAAAATTCCTTGAACAATTTAATGCGGAAGTACATGATGCATATGGATTGTCAGAAGCATCACCAGGGGTTGCGGGTCAGCGTAAAGATATGCCAATTAAGGAAGGTTCAGTAGGGTTACCAATACCTGGTGTAAAAATTAAAATTGTAGATGAGAAAGGTAATGAACTATCTCCTGGAGAAGTTGGAGAACTATTAGTTCAAGGGGATAATGTTACTCCAGGTTATTTCCGAAATGAGGAAGCAACAAGAGCAGCGCTTAAAGGTGGATGGCTGCATACTGGTGATTTGGCCAAGATCGATGAAGATGGTTATTTATTTATTGTTGACCGAAAGAAAGATTTGATTATACGTGGGGGATTTAATATTTATCCACGTGATTTGGAAGAATTATTGACAAAACATGAGGCTGTATCAGAAGCAGCAGTCATTGGGGTACCATCTGAACGAATGGGAGAGGAAATACTTGCGTGCGTTGTTAAAAAAGACGGGGTGGAAGTAACGGAGCAAGAATTGATTGATTATTGTCAAATACACCTTGCCAAATACAAGACGCCCCGACAAGTAGTTTTTGTAAATGAACTTCCAAGAAATGGTGTTGGAAAAATATTAAAAATGCGTTTGAAAGACATGTATCAAGATTATAAATTTCCAGTTTAG
- a CDS encoding proline racemase family protein: MNFQRLFSTIDTHTGGNPTRTVISGLPPLKGNTMSEKMLYMKENYDWIRKFLMNEPRGHDVMSGALLVDPCHPDADVGVIYIETGGYLPMCGHDTIGVCTALVEAGLIESTEPYTHVNLDTPAGLVATTIKVTNGKAEEVTFNNVPAFLLKSIDIEVETIGRITCDIAYGGNFYGIIDARKLGLELTKENASDIIDKAITIRNKINETVEVVHPEYPFISGLTHIEFYTDPVHPDADLKNTVVVPPGGIDRSPCGTGTSAKLATMFAKGEIKIDELFVYESIVGSFFKARILELATVKECDAVIPEVTGSAWIMGMHRFFYDETDPLKEGFLLIPPMEMHEKEGV; this comes from the coding sequence ATGAATTTTCAGCGTCTGTTTTCAACGATAGATACCCATACAGGCGGTAATCCTACCAGAACGGTTATTAGTGGCTTACCACCATTAAAAGGGAATACCATGTCGGAGAAAATGTTATACATGAAAGAAAACTATGATTGGATTCGTAAATTTTTGATGAATGAGCCAAGGGGCCATGATGTCATGTCGGGTGCATTACTTGTTGACCCTTGTCATCCGGATGCTGATGTTGGTGTTATTTACATTGAAACGGGTGGGTATTTGCCAATGTGTGGACACGATACGATCGGAGTCTGTACCGCACTTGTCGAAGCGGGATTAATTGAATCAACTGAACCATATACCCATGTCAACCTGGATACGCCAGCTGGTTTAGTGGCGACCACGATTAAAGTAACCAATGGTAAAGCGGAGGAGGTAACATTTAATAATGTCCCAGCCTTTCTATTAAAATCGATTGACATTGAAGTTGAAACAATAGGCCGAATAACATGTGACATCGCCTATGGTGGTAATTTTTACGGGATTATTGATGCCAGAAAACTCGGTTTGGAATTAACGAAAGAAAACGCATCAGACATCATTGATAAAGCGATTACGATTCGGAATAAAATAAATGAAACAGTGGAGGTTGTCCATCCCGAGTATCCATTTATCAGTGGACTGACACATATAGAATTTTATACCGATCCGGTTCATCCCGATGCAGATTTGAAAAATACGGTTGTCGTTCCCCCCGGAGGTATTGATCGTTCCCCATGTGGGACAGGAACTTCTGCAAAATTAGCAACTATGTTTGCAAAAGGCGAAATTAAGATTGATGAGTTATTTGTATATGAAAGTATTGTCGGTTCATTCTTTAAAGCTAGAATACTAGAATTAGCAACCGTTAAGGAATGCGACGCCGTAATCCCCGAGGTTACCGGGTCAGCCTGGATCATGGGTATGCATCGTTTTTTCTACGATGAGACAGATCCACTAAAAGAAGGATTCTTGTTGATACCTCCGATGGAAATGCATGAGAAGGAGGGGGTATAA
- the dapA gene encoding 4-hydroxy-tetrahydrodipicolinate synthase has translation MKQLEGTFPVLITPMTDDFEVDYEGLKKNIDHFVNEGVSGIAVNGSTGEFVSLTKEERYKIAEIAVEQVNGDIPVIVGTAAETTTAAIEYTKQAEAVGADAALLINSYYAHPKDEEIYEHFKAVADAVTLPVMLYNNPFTSGINIGTETVLNVARKVDNITHIKESSGDISKVRDITRQGKGFLKTFCGADNLALESFLVGATGWISVAANIVPRLAADLYNSVKEKNMDRAWALYDDLLPLCNLLEGEGKPVQIVKRAMELQGFAGGPSRKPRLPLSTEEEAKLKSVLNNLISVQQS, from the coding sequence ATGAAACAGTTAGAAGGAACATTTCCCGTATTAATTACACCGATGACGGATGATTTTGAAGTAGATTACGAGGGCCTAAAGAAAAACATTGACCATTTCGTAAATGAAGGTGTTTCGGGGATTGCAGTAAACGGGAGTACAGGGGAGTTTGTTAGTCTGACCAAGGAAGAACGCTATAAGATAGCTGAAATAGCTGTCGAACAGGTAAATGGTGACATTCCAGTTATTGTAGGAACGGCCGCTGAAACAACAACGGCTGCCATTGAATATACCAAGCAGGCGGAAGCTGTCGGTGCGGATGCTGCTTTATTAATTAATTCGTATTATGCCCATCCAAAAGATGAAGAGATTTATGAACATTTTAAAGCGGTTGCTGATGCTGTCACGCTTCCTGTTATGCTTTACAATAACCCGTTTACGTCCGGGATTAATATTGGGACAGAAACAGTATTAAATGTGGCACGAAAGGTTGATAATATCACACACATTAAAGAATCCAGTGGTGATATCAGTAAAGTTCGGGATATTACGAGACAGGGAAAAGGATTTCTTAAAACATTTTGTGGTGCAGACAATTTAGCATTAGAGTCGTTTTTAGTTGGGGCAACTGGCTGGATTTCTGTTGCAGCAAATATAGTACCACGCTTGGCAGCTGATTTGTATAATAGTGTGAAAGAGAAAAACATGGATCGAGCCTGGGCATTATATGATGATTTGCTCCCGTTATGCAACTTACTTGAGGGGGAAGGAAAGCCGGTACAAATCGTAAAGCGAGCCATGGAACTGCAAGGTTTTGCCGGTGGGCCGTCACGTAAACCAAGACTTCCTTTATCGACGGAAGAAGAAGCAAAATTAAAAAGCGTCTTAAACAACTTAATATCAGTTCAGCAATCATGA
- a CDS encoding proline racemase family protein, which yields MNFSTMFSTIDAHVAGEAFRIVVHSSITLDKEDIMANHDYLRTVYQDECDFLLNEPRGHQGMRGCITLPSSVADVGLLFFAHSRKKVFSYSALIATVTALIETGNLARTENDCYRIETVNGIYTVLAACTNEQVDAISLESSTHLLENQSDYRVVEVDESRRYLIKALPDEIPSIQLEYLSAIMKWGKKAAQQYGNTYPDLSGIILAQSSDTASNEVRSIIFDPDGNIVRSPGIDSTFAIFTAQLEAGGEHTKLINKSIFDSVLVANLVDKTNKRFSIQAQGFTTGMHHFIYDRDDPLKNGFLLK from the coding sequence ATGAATTTTTCAACGATGTTTTCTACCATTGATGCCCATGTTGCAGGGGAAGCATTCCGGATTGTCGTCCATTCATCGATCACACTGGACAAAGAAGATATCATGGCAAATCATGATTATTTGCGTACGGTGTATCAAGATGAATGTGATTTTCTATTAAATGAGCCACGAGGACATCAAGGAATGCGCGGTTGTATCACTTTACCATCAAGTGTTGCCGATGTCGGGTTACTGTTTTTTGCCCATAGTCGCAAAAAAGTGTTTTCCTATAGTGCTTTAATAGCAACGGTGACAGCCCTTATTGAGACAGGTAATTTAGCGCGAACGGAAAACGATTGCTATCGGATTGAAACAGTTAACGGGATATATACTGTTCTAGCCGCATGTACGAATGAGCAAGTCGACGCCATTTCGTTGGAAAGCAGCACCCATTTGCTAGAAAATCAATCGGACTATCGTGTTGTGGAAGTGGATGAATCCAGACGTTATTTGATAAAAGCATTACCGGATGAAATCCCAAGTATTCAACTCGAATATTTATCAGCCATTATGAAATGGGGGAAAAAGGCTGCACAGCAATACGGTAATACCTATCCCGATCTATCAGGCATTATTCTAGCTCAATCAAGCGACACCGCCTCAAACGAGGTACGTTCGATTATCTTTGACCCCGACGGAAATATTGTTCGTTCTCCTGGTATTGATAGTACGTTTGCTATCTTTACTGCACAACTTGAGGCTGGAGGGGAGCATACTAAGCTGATAAATAAAAGCATTTTTGATAGTGTATTGGTTGCAAATCTGGTCGACAAAACGAATAAACGGTTTTCTATACAAGCACAAGGATTCACGACAGGGATGCATCACTTTATTTATGACAGGGATGATCCATTGAAAAACGGATTTCTATTAAAGTAA
- a CDS encoding Zn-ribbon domain-containing OB-fold protein translates to MSQKISKPVTDEESRPFWEGLNNKELLIQQCGSCGENIFYPRSICPYCFSEEIQWRKVTGNGKIYSYTVVHQAFGPYKEEVPFVVGIVELDEGVRMMTRIIGDREQIEVDKEVTVLFEQIDDDFTLPYFQLV, encoded by the coding sequence ATGAGTCAAAAGATCTCCAAGCCAGTAACTGATGAAGAATCCCGGCCATTTTGGGAAGGTCTTAACAACAAGGAATTATTAATACAACAATGTGGTTCATGTGGGGAGAATATTTTCTACCCGCGCTCCATTTGTCCGTATTGTTTTTCAGAGGAAATTCAGTGGAGGAAGGTCACTGGAAATGGGAAAATATACAGCTATACAGTAGTACACCAAGCATTTGGTCCATATAAGGAAGAAGTTCCATTTGTTGTTGGTATTGTTGAACTCGATGAGGGCGTAAGGATGATGACTCGTATTATAGGAGATAGAGAGCAAATCGAAGTGGATAAAGAGGTGACAGTGCTATTCGAACAAATAGACGATGACTTCACTCTTCCATATTTTCAACTAGTCTGA
- a CDS encoding acetyl-CoA acetyltransferase produces MKSDRTAAIVGVAESDLGKTPNKNVLQLQAQAAKVALADAGLTKDDVDALFTAGNWAWAPSLMLAEYLGIDTKYTDSTNIGGSSFEAHVGHAVAGIEAGLFEVALITYGSTNRTNPMNSTFRAPLTAQYELPYGLPTPVGAYALAATRHMHQYGTTSEQLAEVSVATRKWASMNEKAYKREPIEISDVLHSRYIAEPLHLLDCCLVTDGGGAVIVASKEVVARTKKRPVWILGHGEANSHNTIVNMPDLTVTSARESGQRAFEMAGVSRTEIDVAEIYDSFTITVLLTLESLGFCEPGEGGAFVSGQRTAPSGDFPMNTNGGGLSYGHPGMYGIFLLIEAVRQLRDECEARQVDNAEIALVHGTGGVLSSTSTVILGRD; encoded by the coding sequence ATGAAATCTGATAGAACTGCTGCAATCGTTGGTGTTGCAGAATCAGACTTGGGTAAAACGCCCAATAAAAATGTGTTGCAGCTGCAAGCACAAGCGGCAAAAGTTGCTTTAGCCGATGCCGGTCTAACAAAAGACGATGTTGATGCATTATTTACGGCTGGTAATTGGGCCTGGGCACCTAGTCTGATGCTGGCAGAGTACTTAGGCATTGATACCAAATATACGGATTCAACAAACATAGGTGGCTCTTCATTCGAAGCACACGTAGGGCATGCGGTGGCGGGAATTGAGGCGGGATTATTCGAAGTAGCATTAATTACTTATGGAAGTACCAATCGTACAAATCCCATGAATTCAACATTTCGTGCACCTTTGACAGCACAGTATGAACTTCCATATGGGTTGCCGACACCTGTTGGCGCATATGCCTTGGCAGCAACAAGACATATGCACCAATATGGAACAACGTCTGAACAGTTGGCAGAAGTTTCTGTTGCAACGAGAAAATGGGCATCGATGAATGAGAAGGCCTATAAAAGAGAGCCGATAGAAATTTCGGATGTACTTCATTCACGATATATTGCAGAACCTCTTCATCTACTAGACTGCTGTTTGGTTACTGATGGAGGCGGCGCTGTCATAGTCGCGTCAAAAGAAGTTGTTGCGCGAACGAAGAAAAGACCTGTTTGGATTTTGGGACACGGGGAAGCTAATTCCCATAATACGATTGTTAATATGCCTGATTTAACGGTTACTAGCGCTCGTGAATCAGGACAAAGGGCGTTTGAAATGGCTGGCGTTTCACGTACAGAGATTGATGTAGCGGAAATTTACGATTCCTTTACAATAACAGTCCTTCTTACTTTGGAATCTCTAGGTTTTTGTGAACCTGGAGAAGGCGGAGCTTTTGTAAGCGGTCAGCGAACTGCACCCAGCGGGGACTTCCCTATGAATACAAATGGTGGTGGATTGTCGTACGGTCATCCTGGTATGTATGGAATATTTCTCCTCATTGAAGCAGTACGCCAACTAAGAGACGAATGCGAGGCGCGTCAAGTAGATAATGCAGAAATTGCCTTAGTCCACGGTACTGGAGGAGTCTTATCCTCTACTTCAACTGTTATTTTAGGGAGGGATTAA
- a CDS encoding MFS transporter — MARKLFYERELTTYPIGKKRAWFLFIVILANFIAAYEAQISPVIPMLMEDLDMSLTTYGLIAAVSVVFAGASALIFGPLADRYGRVRFLVPSLILTGIVVFSMVFVQSVLGLLLVRIILGVVEGASISTTAGLVRDFSPRMGRAVAYALWTFGPVGSNFFANGLAGWTLPIFGTWESQFYIQGSIALASAIFIMFFISDLSPQLREQIITGNEDAKEINKKIKEKKEPEEQKKGGMLSVPHILALGIGISLFLTTYLTIQAYGATMLEQGFDLSNSQAAAVAKYFWLFNLFTLLIAGWISDRLMLRKIVSLVGAIAAVVYMVYFATLFGSSIPEGQLMIYTSLLGGLIGIAYGPWMALFSENAEDIKASLQASAWGLWGFAVRVVGFTVTLLAPIIVAGYGWSAWMWVAATAGMIYIPLLFMGKGPWFRHQINKETSETTLSSVESIK, encoded by the coding sequence ATGGCTAGAAAATTATTTTATGAACGTGAGCTTACCACTTACCCCATAGGAAAAAAGAGAGCTTGGTTTTTGTTTATCGTGATTCTCGCCAATTTTATTGCGGCGTATGAGGCGCAAATTTCCCCAGTCATCCCGATGCTTATGGAAGATCTTGATATGAGTCTGACAACCTATGGATTGATTGCAGCAGTTTCTGTAGTATTTGCCGGTGCATCTGCCTTAATATTTGGACCATTAGCTGATCGATACGGCCGAGTCAGATTCCTTGTGCCGAGTTTGATTTTGACGGGAATAGTTGTCTTTAGTATGGTATTCGTTCAGTCGGTTTTGGGGCTGCTTTTAGTTCGAATTATTTTAGGCGTTGTAGAAGGTGCATCAATTAGTACAACGGCAGGGTTGGTTCGCGATTTTTCACCACGGATGGGGCGTGCTGTGGCTTATGCATTATGGACATTTGGTCCTGTTGGTTCCAATTTTTTTGCCAATGGATTAGCGGGTTGGACACTTCCTATTTTTGGTACATGGGAATCCCAATTTTACATTCAAGGGTCGATTGCTCTTGCCTCGGCAATTTTTATTATGTTTTTTATCTCAGATTTGTCACCGCAATTACGTGAGCAGATCATTACGGGGAATGAAGATGCAAAGGAAATAAATAAAAAGATCAAGGAAAAAAAGGAACCAGAAGAACAGAAAAAGGGAGGAATGCTGTCGGTTCCACATATTTTAGCATTAGGTATTGGAATTTCCCTGTTTTTGACAACATATCTAACCATTCAAGCCTATGGTGCCACCATGTTAGAACAAGGTTTTGATCTAAGTAATTCACAGGCAGCAGCCGTTGCAAAGTATTTTTGGCTTTTTAACCTGTTTACATTACTAATCGCTGGTTGGATTTCCGATCGGCTAATGCTCCGTAAAATTGTATCTTTAGTGGGGGCTATTGCAGCGGTTGTTTATATGGTATACTTTGCGACGCTTTTTGGATCATCAATTCCAGAAGGACAGTTAATGATTTATACCTCTCTTTTAGGAGGACTTATAGGAATCGCTTATGGACCTTGGATGGCTTTGTTCTCAGAAAATGCTGAAGACATCAAAGCATCTTTACAAGCTTCTGCGTGGGGGCTATGGGGGTTTGCGGTAAGAGTTGTTGGTTTTACTGTAACATTACTGGCACCAATTATCGTAGCTGGATATGGTTGGAGCGCTTGGATGTGGGTTGCCGCAACTGCAGGAATGATATATATCCCGCTTTTGTTTATGGGAAAAGGACCTTGGTTCCGTCATCAAATAAATAAAGAAACTAGCGAGACTACTTTGTCTTCCGTAGAATCAATTAAATAA
- a CDS encoding NAD(P)/FAD-dependent oxidoreductase encodes MNNQLHRDIIVIGGGIMGAAISYYGAKAGLDITVLEKRELASGTSSRCDGNILAIDKDPGFDSQMSLKSQQLVHTLSKELDVPFEYRNPGSILVCENDAEMEAAEKWVNQQQEAGLDFRMLDREDLRNESKYFADDLYGGLECKTDSTVNPYMLTFSLFDCAKKFGAKIHTNTEVKNITKQASGEFMIETNQQNFTANKVVNAGGVWAPVIGEMVDIQIPIKPRKGQLMVASRQMPVGLRKVMEFGYLISKFGGVRQVDALTEKYGVALVFEPTESQNFLIGSSREFNGFDTKVSQKVTQLIAKRAVRFYPKMADMAVIRTYAGLRPWTEDHLPIISHVDEVPGFYVAAGHEGDGISLAAVTGKVMQEMLAEQDTCIPIEPLRYDRFKERVTN; translated from the coding sequence ATGAATAATCAACTTCATCGAGACATTATCGTCATTGGCGGCGGGATCATGGGAGCGGCGATATCCTATTACGGTGCAAAAGCCGGTTTAGATATAACGGTTCTCGAAAAGCGAGAGTTGGCTAGTGGCACATCATCCAGATGTGATGGTAATATCCTGGCTATTGATAAGGACCCTGGCTTTGACAGCCAGATGTCCTTAAAGAGTCAACAGCTGGTACATACGTTAAGTAAAGAACTTGATGTTCCATTTGAATATCGCAATCCCGGCAGTATTTTAGTATGTGAAAATGATGCGGAAATGGAAGCAGCGGAAAAGTGGGTAAATCAGCAGCAAGAAGCTGGCCTCGATTTCCGAATGCTGGATCGGGAGGATTTACGAAATGAATCGAAATATTTTGCTGATGACCTGTATGGTGGATTGGAGTGTAAAACAGATTCAACCGTCAATCCATATATGTTAACGTTTTCTCTGTTTGATTGTGCGAAGAAATTTGGTGCAAAAATACATACCAATACAGAAGTGAAAAACATTACGAAACAAGCCTCGGGTGAATTCATGATTGAAACTAATCAGCAAAACTTTACGGCTAATAAGGTTGTAAACGCTGGTGGTGTTTGGGCCCCGGTAATCGGTGAAATGGTAGATATTCAGATTCCCATCAAACCCAGAAAAGGGCAGTTAATGGTTGCATCCAGACAGATGCCTGTTGGTTTGAGAAAGGTCATGGAGTTTGGTTACTTGATTTCCAAGTTTGGCGGGGTGAGACAGGTGGATGCGTTAACCGAAAAATACGGCGTTGCGTTAGTCTTTGAACCAACCGAAAGTCAAAATTTTTTAATTGGTTCAAGTAGAGAATTCAATGGGTTTGATACCAAAGTAAGTCAAAAGGTCACACAACTGATCGCCAAACGGGCAGTCCGATTCTACCCGAAAATGGCCGATATGGCTGTAATTCGCACCTATGCAGGACTCAGACCGTGGACAGAAGATCATTTGCCAATCATTTCCCATGTTGATGAGGTGCCAGGATTTTATGTTGCGGCCGGTCATGAGGGGGATGGCATAAGCCTTGCCGCAGTTACTGGCAAGGTGATGCAGGAAATGCTTGCAGAACAGGATACATGTATTCCAATTGAGCCACTCCGTTATGATCGCTTTAAAGAAAGGGTGACAAACTAA
- a CDS encoding aldehyde dehydrogenase family protein: MATKEIVLKSKVKDFLQGEKGLYINGSYVPSISGQTFDVINPATEESIAKVSEAKAEDIDAAVGAAKEAFDYGEWTKMEAAERSRLIYKFADLLEEHREELAQLEALDNGKPYKMALEDDVDGTVEHFRYYAGWATKITGKTVNVSPDYLNYIVHEPVGVVGQVIPWNYPLAMAGWKLGSALAVGCTIVIKPAENTPLSLLYAAKLFKEAGFPDGVVNVVPGFGDVAGEALITHKDIAKVAFTGSTATGKNVMKKAADDMKGVTLELGGKSPSIILEDANLKEAIEGSFNGTMYNHGQNCSATTRVFVHRSHYDHVVEALAERAKAMKLGSGLDPETDMGPLISEKQQKRVLDYIEKGKVEGARLVTGGKKAFDKGYFVEPTIFADVEDDMTIAREEIFGPVMAVFVFDDVEEVIKRANDSDYGLAASVWTENIRTGHYIAGKLQAGTVWVNDFGLELETMPFGGYKKSGIGREMGGEYGLANYTEIKSVLVRVK; the protein is encoded by the coding sequence TTGGCTACAAAAGAAATCGTTTTAAAGTCAAAAGTAAAAGATTTTTTACAAGGTGAAAAGGGACTTTATATTAACGGATCTTATGTACCGTCCATCAGCGGGCAGACATTTGATGTGATCAACCCGGCAACGGAAGAGTCCATTGCAAAGGTGAGTGAGGCAAAAGCAGAAGATATTGACGCTGCTGTTGGTGCAGCGAAAGAGGCATTTGATTATGGAGAATGGACAAAGATGGAAGCAGCTGAACGCTCGCGCCTTATTTATAAGTTTGCCGATTTACTTGAAGAACATAGAGAAGAACTTGCACAGCTTGAAGCCTTAGATAACGGTAAGCCTTATAAAATGGCATTGGAAGATGATGTAGATGGAACGGTGGAGCATTTTCGCTATTATGCGGGATGGGCGACGAAAATTACGGGAAAAACGGTAAACGTATCTCCTGATTATTTGAACTATATCGTGCATGAACCAGTTGGTGTGGTTGGCCAGGTCATTCCGTGGAATTATCCGCTTGCAATGGCTGGATGGAAACTTGGGTCTGCTTTGGCGGTTGGATGTACCATTGTTATTAAACCAGCTGAAAATACACCGTTATCTCTGCTTTATGCAGCAAAATTATTTAAAGAAGCGGGTTTTCCGGATGGTGTTGTCAATGTTGTACCAGGGTTTGGCGATGTAGCAGGCGAAGCACTTATCACGCATAAAGATATTGCGAAAGTGGCTTTCACCGGATCAACAGCTACCGGGAAGAATGTGATGAAAAAAGCAGCCGATGATATGAAAGGAGTGACGTTGGAACTTGGCGGAAAGTCACCCAGTATCATATTAGAAGATGCAAATCTCAAGGAAGCGATTGAAGGTTCTTTTAATGGGACCATGTATAATCATGGTCAAAACTGTAGTGCAACGACACGTGTATTTGTTCACCGCAGTCATTATGATCATGTTGTCGAAGCATTAGCGGAACGTGCTAAGGCTATGAAGCTAGGATCGGGTCTGGATCCAGAAACAGATATGGGACCGCTTATTTCCGAAAAACAGCAGAAAAGGGTACTTGATTATATTGAAAAAGGGAAAGTGGAAGGAGCACGTTTGGTTACAGGCGGAAAGAAAGCTTTTGATAAAGGTTATTTCGTTGAGCCTACGATCTTCGCCGATGTGGAAGATGATATGACGATTGCTAGGGAGGAGATTTTTGGACCAGTGATGGCTGTGTTCGTCTTTGATGACGTAGAAGAGGTCATCAAGCGGGCTAATGATAGTGATTATGGTTTAGCAGCTAGTGTATGGACCGAAAATATTCGAACAGGTCACTATATTGCTGGCAAATTGCAAGCAGGTACGGTTTGGGTAAATGATTTTGGCTTAGAGCTTGAAACAATGCCTTTTGGTGGCTATAAAAAATCGGGTATTGGTAGAGAAATGGGCGGAGAATATGGTCTGGCAAATTATACTGAAATTAAAAGTGTCTTGGTAAGAGTGAAGTAA